In Solenopsis invicta isolate M01_SB chromosome 1, UNIL_Sinv_3.0, whole genome shotgun sequence, one genomic interval encodes:
- the LOC105203648 gene encoding ribosome production factor 2 homolog gives MPTVNRITKPITHKGKKAILKKEPKLIENAKEALCLKGNRTSQIVTDFMKDLYDLKKPNAQMMKQRNDILPFEDITLVEKFSSKYNASLFMIALHNKKRPHNLVMGRTYEHTLLDMIEFGVENYKGLKDFKVEKITSGIKPLLVFNGELFENNYEYGRIKNLFIDMFLREEVQKIRLQGLEHVLSFTAVENKILLRSYRILLKKSNTKTPRIELEEIGPRADLVCRRNKFASEDLFKQACKRPKALKVKTKKNISKDTFGTTYGRIHVGAQHIGKIQTRKMKGLKKTIAEKKSAQKRKITNDNNDSAKKLKETAN, from the exons ATGCCTACTGTAAACAGAATCAC AAAGCCCATTACACATAAGGGCAAGAAAGCTATATTGAAGAAGGAGCCTAAACTGATAGAAAATGCAAAGGAAGCTTTATGCCTGAAAGGTAACCGCACGTCACAGATCGTTACCGATTTTATGAAGGATTTG TATGATCTGAAGAAACCTAACGCGCAAATGATGAAACAGAGAAATGATATACTGCCATTTGAGGACATTACACTTGTCGAAAAATTCTCATCCAAATATAACGCATCTCTTTTCATGATAGCTTTACACAATAAAAAACGCCCGCACAATCTTGTGATGGGTCGAACGTATGAGCATACATTACTGGACATGATAGAATTTGGAGTAGAAAATTATAAAGGATTGAAGGACTTTAAGGTCGAAAAGATCACCTCAGGAATAAAACCATTGTTAGTCTTTAATGGTGAactgtttgaaaataattatgaatatggCAGGATCAAAAATTTGTTCATTGATATGTTCCTAAGAGAAGAGGTTCAGAAGATCAGATTACAAGGTCTTGAACACGTTTTAAGTTTTACAGCTGTTGAGAATAAAATACTCTTGCGCAGTTACAG GATACTTTTGAAAAAATCCAACACAAAAACACCTAGGATAGAACTTGAAGAAATAGGTCCACGTGCTGATTTAGTTTGTAGGCGCAACAAGTTTGCCTCTGAAGATTTGTTCAAGCAAGCTTGTAAGAGGCCTAAGGCACTCAAG GTGAAGACGAAAAAGAATATCTCCAAGGATACATTTGGAACAACATATGGCCGAATACATGTTGGAGCACAACATATTGGGAAAATTCAAACAAGGAAGATGAAAGGCTTAAAGAAAACCATAGCAGAAAAGAAGAGTGCTCAAAAGAGGAAAATTACTAACGATAATAATGACAGcgcaaagaaattaaaagaaactgCAAATTGA
- the LOC105203647 gene encoding probable cysteine--tRNA ligase, mitochondrial isoform X1, translated as MKASCITRKLIHGCKRFVNTEAKCQDRPKWIKPVGYQTEVSIYNPITKCKVPLILKTKNILNWYICGPTVYDSAHIGHATTYIKSDIIRRILSDYFNIDVLLIMGITDIDDKIIRRSIESGKDFEALSRHFETEFFADMNKLNIREPYLRCRVTNYIPQIIQFIKRLIAKDDGYVTKDGSVYFNTSKYNRYGKLSTPLTDDAPLTAKDQNIGRKSVLDFALWKAAKENEPSWKSPWGQGRPGWHIECSAIASTVFGNSVDMHSGGIDLAFPHHENEEAQSCCYHDVDQWVNYWVHCGHLNVKGDVKMSKSLKNTISIQNYLENYSANHLRILCLLSHYRTGIEFSDEVMQNAVGITKKLDNFINDCDNYVAGRFKAGEIDENLLFTTLHDTRSQVHSALADDFDTSKAMRAIINLVAIGNKMLHQNTTSNSNNVSAVATVSNYLSNTLSKFGISQSTKSTTEDKQIADIIDHFLNFRKAIRTRALEQNPKDTTLLKECDKVRECLATCGIIVKDQQNISSWSWK; from the exons atgaAAGCTTCTTGTATAACGCGTAAGTTGATCCATGGTTGCAAACGTTTCGTAAATACCGAGGCAAAATGTCAAGACAGGCCGAAGTGGATAAAGCCAGTGGGATATCAGACCGAGGTGTCTATATATAATCCGATAACAAAATGCAAGGTGCCACTTATTTTAAAgacaaagaatattttgaaCTGGTATATTTGCGGACCTACAGTCTACGACTCGGCACATATTGGACATGcaac CACTTACATAAAATCTGATATTATTCGTCGAATTCtatcagattattttaatatagatgtATTATTGATTATGGGTATAACTGATATTGATGACAAGATAATAAGACGTTCCATTGAAAGTGGAAAAGATTTCGAGGCTTTGTCAAGACATTTCGAGACTGAATTTTTTGCGGATATGAATAAGTTAAATATTCGCGAGCCCTATTTACGCTGTAGAGTTACAAACTATATACCACAAATTATTCAGTTTATTAAGAGGCTTATAGCTAAGGATGATGGTTACGTTACAAAAGAtg gATCTGTTTATTTTAATACCAGCAAATATAACAGATATGGTAAATTGTCAACTCCTTTAACTGATGATGCTCCTTTAACTGCAAAAGATCAGAATATAGGAAGAAAGTCAGTATTAGATTTTGCATTATGGAAAGCAGCAAAAGAAAATGAACCATCTTGGAAATCTCCATGGGGCCAAGGTAGACCAGGATGGCACATAGAATGCAGTGCAATTGCaag CACAGTCTTTGGAAATTCTGTAGATATGCACAGTGGTGGAATAGATTTAGCTTTTCCACATCATGAGAATGAAGAGGCACAATCTTGCTGTTATCATGATGTCGACCAATGGGTTAATTATTGGGTTCATTGCGGCCATTTAAACGTGAAAGGGGATGTTAAAATGTCGAAGAGTCTAAAAAATACCATAAGCATACAAAATTATCTCGAAAATTATTCAGCAAATCATCTTAGAATACTTTGCCTACTTTCTCATTATCGAACAG GTATTGAATTCTCAGATGAAGTCATGCAAAATGCAGTgggaataacaaaaaaacttgATAACTTCATAAATGATTGCGATAACTATGTTGCTGGAAGATTTAAAGCTGGTGAAATTGATGAAAATCTTTTGTTTACA acTTTACATGACACAAGAAGTCAGGTTCACTCAGCATTGGCAGATGATTTTGATACTTCAAAAGCAATGCGTGCGATTATAAATCTTGTTGCGATAGGAAATAAGATGCTTCATCAAAATACC acATCCAACAGTAATAATGTAAGCGCTGTCGCCACTGTTTCGAATTATCTTTCAAATACTCTCTCAAAATTTGGCATTTCACAATCCACAAAATCAACAACAGAAGATAAACAAATTGCAGACATTATTGATCATTTTCTGAACTTCAGAAAAGCAATCAGAACCAGAGCACTTGAGCAAAATCCAAAAGATACAACTTTATTGAAAGAATGCGACAAAGTGCGAGAATGCTTGGCTACATGCGGAATAATTGTAAag GATCAGCAAAATATTAGCAGTTGGAGTTGGAAATGA
- the LOC105203647 gene encoding probable cysteine--tRNA ligase, mitochondrial isoform X2, producing MQHVLLIMGITDIDDKIIRRSIESGKDFEALSRHFETEFFADMNKLNIREPYLRCRVTNYIPQIIQFIKRLIAKDDGYVTKDGSVYFNTSKYNRYGKLSTPLTDDAPLTAKDQNIGRKSVLDFALWKAAKENEPSWKSPWGQGRPGWHIECSAIASTVFGNSVDMHSGGIDLAFPHHENEEAQSCCYHDVDQWVNYWVHCGHLNVKGDVKMSKSLKNTISIQNYLENYSANHLRILCLLSHYRTGIEFSDEVMQNAVGITKKLDNFINDCDNYVAGRFKAGEIDENLLFTTLHDTRSQVHSALADDFDTSKAMRAIINLVAIGNKMLHQNTTSNSNNVSAVATVSNYLSNTLSKFGISQSTKSTTEDKQIADIIDHFLNFRKAIRTRALEQNPKDTTLLKECDKVRECLATCGIIVKDQQNISSWSWK from the exons ATGcaac atgtATTATTGATTATGGGTATAACTGATATTGATGACAAGATAATAAGACGTTCCATTGAAAGTGGAAAAGATTTCGAGGCTTTGTCAAGACATTTCGAGACTGAATTTTTTGCGGATATGAATAAGTTAAATATTCGCGAGCCCTATTTACGCTGTAGAGTTACAAACTATATACCACAAATTATTCAGTTTATTAAGAGGCTTATAGCTAAGGATGATGGTTACGTTACAAAAGAtg gATCTGTTTATTTTAATACCAGCAAATATAACAGATATGGTAAATTGTCAACTCCTTTAACTGATGATGCTCCTTTAACTGCAAAAGATCAGAATATAGGAAGAAAGTCAGTATTAGATTTTGCATTATGGAAAGCAGCAAAAGAAAATGAACCATCTTGGAAATCTCCATGGGGCCAAGGTAGACCAGGATGGCACATAGAATGCAGTGCAATTGCaag CACAGTCTTTGGAAATTCTGTAGATATGCACAGTGGTGGAATAGATTTAGCTTTTCCACATCATGAGAATGAAGAGGCACAATCTTGCTGTTATCATGATGTCGACCAATGGGTTAATTATTGGGTTCATTGCGGCCATTTAAACGTGAAAGGGGATGTTAAAATGTCGAAGAGTCTAAAAAATACCATAAGCATACAAAATTATCTCGAAAATTATTCAGCAAATCATCTTAGAATACTTTGCCTACTTTCTCATTATCGAACAG GTATTGAATTCTCAGATGAAGTCATGCAAAATGCAGTgggaataacaaaaaaacttgATAACTTCATAAATGATTGCGATAACTATGTTGCTGGAAGATTTAAAGCTGGTGAAATTGATGAAAATCTTTTGTTTACA acTTTACATGACACAAGAAGTCAGGTTCACTCAGCATTGGCAGATGATTTTGATACTTCAAAAGCAATGCGTGCGATTATAAATCTTGTTGCGATAGGAAATAAGATGCTTCATCAAAATACC acATCCAACAGTAATAATGTAAGCGCTGTCGCCACTGTTTCGAATTATCTTTCAAATACTCTCTCAAAATTTGGCATTTCACAATCCACAAAATCAACAACAGAAGATAAACAAATTGCAGACATTATTGATCATTTTCTGAACTTCAGAAAAGCAATCAGAACCAGAGCACTTGAGCAAAATCCAAAAGATACAACTTTATTGAAAGAATGCGACAAAGTGCGAGAATGCTTGGCTACATGCGGAATAATTGTAAag GATCAGCAAAATATTAGCAGTTGGAGTTGGAAATGA